A genome region from Corynebacterium uberis includes the following:
- a CDS encoding ABC transporter transmembrane domain-containing protein — protein sequence MAEVRHHARQLWWILAVTVISVSGMVLTPLLTRGALNDAVVQRVDRVTWCALGIVALAAVDFAGDYVRRWFAGKLSLDVQHRLRVRMYAAAQNSSAAQSGLLSPHEIVTRTNSDLQQIQLVLTMIPVPVAVAVYYTLGLGLMLWLSVPLTLIVVLTVVVFGCVVARVRIVVTDVAGQVQDLFSVFGQLVAELVSAHTLIVSEGLQHRGLAAVKEVTSRLYQARMSLARTQAPLSAALQVIPWCGQLAVVGVGALLVIRGSVDVGALVAFSLYLGMLVGPTRVLAMYVINLSRAVPSMNRVAAVLAAPAVDVSAGRPAPQGADMELALTKQQPPIRVRPGAVLVVDCPSSAQVEHVCALLARSEQASQCPGSVRLGGCAVEDLSLESYWREVVTVGRAPFFATGSIAQALCDGQEWDAARGQAALRVAGLDALIAQLPGGTDYELTEGAENLSGGQRARLAVARAWYSQAPWLVLQEPAAAVDPVTAAEVFGRLGRAVGASQSSRGVIVVTTDAAAVARAIPEAVLVEAPVQDAQPAADAQARTPQLSSVWDGPGAQVVTEEQALRVRTLVARSGWRFVCAALLMLITTGLTVGFSRVYDHVLTSASPPQDAAYPTRWLLLAVAIVVAWAIIDCVQAIVCATAAETVQRQVRRLAAQQVVLTPVGIARSTRRGEVLTKVVADVESLARFLQQGLAPALSALITIVVVAVSMLVIAPGVTSVALTNVVIVVGATVVFNVVLDRSYTRARRHMGQVNAALDEDTRGRDHVMRSGQARQAGNRFAALSDTYARARLRAQKAMAFYFPFVAFNAQVTTALVVWLCAREIAAGQLGVGVCAALLLLAGQLFGPVQQVASIIDGWKQATVAALKLNEFFAQPREPLDQATVEPAPRPRHPGELSVDQVSWGYAADAPVVRNVSLRVPAGQVLGIVGQSGAGKTTLIRLCAGLEHPQQGRIIAEGWCESRAHRDAYRRRVSYLPQEPILLSASIRTTITASDLTGGGAAATPIDAARLDYAVRAAGLTNTVSVLPGGLDYVVGAQASELPDQDRQRVSIARVLYSQAPIVVLDEPSAAMTDAEQRSLIAAVREQGRTCVVVTHQPATAAACDQVAVLEAGQLACVGDPAHLQQQGGNAFARWWAAGSRQYPEATGAD from the coding sequence GTGGCCGAAGTTCGCCATCACGCGCGGCAATTGTGGTGGATTCTCGCGGTCACGGTGATCAGCGTCAGCGGCATGGTGCTCACCCCGCTGCTGACGCGAGGGGCGCTCAATGACGCCGTGGTGCAGCGCGTCGATCGAGTGACCTGGTGCGCACTGGGCATCGTGGCGCTGGCCGCGGTGGACTTTGCGGGCGATTATGTGCGCCGATGGTTCGCCGGGAAGCTGTCGCTGGATGTGCAACACCGGCTGCGGGTGCGCATGTACGCCGCCGCACAGAACAGCTCGGCGGCGCAGTCGGGATTGCTGAGCCCACACGAGATTGTGACGCGGACCAACTCGGATTTGCAGCAGATCCAGCTGGTCTTGACCATGATCCCCGTGCCCGTCGCCGTGGCGGTCTATTACACCCTGGGCCTGGGGTTGATGCTGTGGCTTTCGGTGCCGTTGACGCTCATTGTCGTGCTGACGGTCGTGGTCTTCGGGTGCGTGGTGGCGCGAGTGCGCATTGTGGTTACCGATGTCGCCGGACAGGTCCAAGACCTGTTCAGCGTGTTCGGCCAGCTCGTCGCCGAGCTGGTGTCCGCGCATACCTTGATTGTGTCGGAGGGGTTGCAGCACCGCGGCCTCGCCGCGGTCAAGGAGGTCACGTCCAGGCTGTATCAGGCGCGGATGAGTTTGGCGCGCACGCAGGCCCCCCTGTCCGCGGCTTTGCAGGTCATCCCCTGGTGTGGGCAGCTGGCCGTGGTGGGTGTGGGCGCGCTGTTGGTTATTCGCGGGTCCGTGGATGTGGGGGCGTTGGTCGCGTTTTCCCTGTATCTGGGCATGCTGGTGGGCCCGACTCGGGTGCTGGCCATGTATGTGATTAACCTGTCGCGGGCGGTGCCCAGCATGAACAGGGTGGCTGCGGTCTTAGCCGCCCCGGCGGTGGATGTGAGCGCTGGGCGTCCTGCCCCGCAGGGCGCAGACATGGAGCTGGCGTTGACCAAGCAACAGCCGCCTATACGGGTGCGCCCTGGTGCGGTGCTGGTGGTGGATTGTCCATCGTCGGCGCAGGTGGAACACGTCTGCGCGTTGCTAGCGCGCAGCGAGCAAGCCTCGCAGTGCCCCGGTTCGGTGCGCCTGGGTGGGTGCGCGGTAGAGGATTTGTCTTTGGAGTCCTATTGGCGCGAGGTAGTCACCGTGGGGCGCGCGCCCTTCTTTGCCACGGGCAGCATCGCGCAGGCGTTGTGCGATGGCCAGGAGTGGGACGCCGCACGGGGACAGGCGGCGCTGCGGGTTGCGGGTCTTGATGCGCTCATAGCGCAGCTACCCGGCGGTACGGACTATGAGCTGACCGAGGGGGCGGAGAATCTTTCCGGGGGCCAACGGGCGCGCCTGGCCGTGGCGCGCGCATGGTATTCGCAGGCCCCGTGGCTGGTGTTGCAGGAGCCCGCGGCGGCGGTGGATCCGGTGACCGCTGCGGAGGTCTTTGGGCGGCTGGGGCGGGCCGTGGGGGCGTCGCAAAGCAGCAGGGGCGTCATCGTGGTGACCACGGATGCCGCCGCGGTGGCGCGTGCGATACCGGAGGCGGTGCTGGTGGAGGCTCCGGTGCAAGACGCGCAGCCGGCCGCCGACGCGCAGGCGCGAACACCGCAGCTGAGCTCTGTGTGGGATGGCCCCGGCGCGCAGGTGGTCACGGAAGAACAGGCGTTGCGGGTGCGCACCCTGGTGGCGCGCTCGGGGTGGCGTTTTGTGTGCGCGGCGCTGTTGATGCTGATCACCACGGGGCTCACGGTGGGCTTCTCGCGGGTGTACGATCACGTGCTTACCAGCGCCTCCCCGCCGCAGGATGCCGCCTACCCCACGCGGTGGTTGCTTCTTGCAGTGGCCATCGTGGTGGCCTGGGCGATCATCGACTGCGTGCAGGCAATCGTGTGTGCCACGGCGGCAGAAACGGTGCAGCGCCAGGTGCGGCGTCTTGCGGCCCAGCAGGTGGTGCTCACCCCGGTGGGGATTGCTCGCAGCACGCGCCGCGGCGAGGTGTTGACCAAGGTGGTCGCGGATGTGGAATCCTTGGCCCGATTTTTGCAGCAGGGGCTGGCGCCGGCGCTGTCCGCACTCATCACCATCGTTGTGGTGGCCGTATCCATGCTGGTTATCGCCCCTGGGGTGACCAGCGTGGCGTTGACCAACGTGGTGATCGTGGTGGGGGCGACGGTGGTGTTCAATGTGGTGCTGGACCGCAGCTATACCCGGGCGCGCCGCCACATGGGCCAGGTCAACGCGGCGCTGGATGAGGATACGCGCGGCCGGGATCACGTGATGCGCAGTGGGCAGGCCCGGCAGGCAGGAAACCGCTTTGCGGCGTTGTCTGATACTTACGCTCGGGCGCGGCTGCGCGCGCAAAAGGCGATGGCCTTCTACTTCCCGTTCGTGGCGTTTAATGCGCAGGTCACCACGGCCCTGGTGGTGTGGCTGTGCGCGCGCGAGATCGCCGCGGGCCAGCTGGGGGTGGGGGTGTGCGCGGCGTTGCTGTTGTTAGCCGGACAGCTCTTCGGCCCCGTCCAGCAGGTGGCCTCCATCATCGATGGCTGGAAGCAGGCCACCGTGGCGGCCCTGAAGCTCAACGAGTTCTTTGCCCAACCGCGCGAACCCCTTGACCAGGCCACCGTCGAGCCGGCACCGCGGCCACGCCATCCCGGCGAATTGAGCGTTGATCAGGTCTCGTGGGGCTACGCGGCCGATGCGCCCGTGGTGCGCAACGTGTCCCTGCGCGTGCCCGCGGGCCAGGTGTTGGGCATCGTGGGGCAGTCCGGCGCGGGCAAGACCACGTTGATCCGCCTGTGCGCGGGGCTCGAGCACCCGCAGCAGGGCCGCATCATCGCGGAAGGGTGGTGCGAGTCGCGCGCGCACCGCGATGCTTATCGACGCCGCGTGAGCTACCTGCCCCAAGAACCCATCCTGCTCAGCGCGAGCATCCGCACTACGATCACGGCGAGCGACCTCACCGGGGGAGGGGCGGCAGCCACACCTATCGATGCCGCACGGTTGGACTATGCCGTGCGCGCGGCGGGGCTGACTAACACGGTGAGCGTGCTGCCCGGCGGGCTGGATTATGTTGTGGGCGCCCAAGCCAGCGAATTGCCGGACCAGGATCGCCAGCGGGTCAGCATCGCGCGGGTGCTCTACAGCCAGGCCCCCATCGTGGTGTTGGACGAGCCCTCGGCCGCGATGACCGATGCGGAACAGCGCAGCCTCATCGCGGCCGTGCGCGAGCAGGGCCGCACGTGTGTGGTGGTCACCCACCAGCCGGCCACTGCGGCGGCGTGCGATCAGGTGGCCGTCCTGGAGGCAGGCCAGCTGGCCTGCGTGGGCGACCCGGCGCACCTCCAGCAGCAGGGTGGCAATGCCTTCGCCCGGTGGTGGGCGGCGGGATCACGCCAGTACCCGGAGGCTACCGGCGCTGACTAG
- a CDS encoding SdpI family protein, translating to MAVWITVLTGLLSLFCALLFALIAEKSRRGTLPRNPIVGIRLPSTMQSDEAWKVAHQRTWIGTALVALLFLVGSIFMLACWEITDISDAVVVAVILSAAVPVLVVQASCAKKAALGWVEAPPKGTDEA from the coding sequence ATGGCAGTGTGGATCACTGTCCTGACCGGATTGCTTTCTCTGTTTTGCGCACTCCTTTTTGCCCTTATTGCAGAGAAGAGCCGCCGGGGAACCCTGCCGCGGAATCCGATTGTGGGCATTCGATTGCCCAGCACCATGCAATCCGACGAGGCCTGGAAGGTAGCTCACCAGCGGACCTGGATAGGCACCGCTCTTGTCGCCCTTCTATTTCTTGTGGGCAGCATCTTCATGCTTGCCTGCTGGGAAATAACAGACATCTCCGATGCGGTTGTGGTGGCTGTCATATTGAGTGCGGCGGTGCCTGTCTTAGTGGTTCAGGCATCGTGCGCAAAGAAGGCAGCTCTGGGTTGGGTGGAAGCGCCCCCAAAGGGGACGGATGAAGCATGA
- a CDS encoding phosphopantetheine-binding protein: MAETTLTRERITADIAEALGITPDEVNPTTPLADQGLDSLRTVMLVENWRADGAEVDFNQIMMAPTLDEWVALLV; encoded by the coding sequence ATGGCCGAGACCACACTGACCCGCGAGCGCATCACCGCCGACATTGCCGAAGCCCTCGGCATTACCCCCGACGAGGTCAACCCCACCACTCCGCTGGCCGACCAGGGACTCGACTCACTGCGCACCGTCATGCTGGTGGAAAACTGGCGCGCCGACGGCGCAGAGGTGGACTTCAACCAGATCATGATGGCCCCCACCCTGGATGAGTGGGTGGCCCTGCTGGTCTAA
- a CDS encoding (2,3-dihydroxybenzoyl)adenylate synthase, whose protein sequence is MIGAVTEKNAALFPEEFARRYRAAGYWNEDTLATWLPQAAAAHPDAPALVGHDLAGQEVRWTYAELLAAVRSTAAALAEHGIGRDDFVLVQLPNVVEYFRVVFAVFYLGARPVFALPAHRGAELTHFLRETQAAALVTTQARGGVDFPAIAAEVIASLGADTQLIVCGEDALEEDPRGVDKPAEVDPESLAFLQVSGGTTGIPKLIPRAHADYLYSVRESNRICHITQDTRMLVVLPVSHNFTMSSPGILGVIGAGGCCVLTEDPTPTSVFRLIDAEKITYTCAVPPLAMMWLQMRPRIDATLDTLEELGVGGAKFTPEAAARVRPVLGCRLRQVFGMAEGLVNYTRNEDPDELVVGTQGRPISPDDEILILDDEGNPVPDSERGNLFTRGPYTIRGYFHGADPGSFTPDGFYRTGDIVRQLPSGHLVVEGRDKDQINRGGEKVSAEEIENHLIAHPAVIDAALVAVPDDYLGERSCAYVISAETPTAADLRDFLRERGVATYKIPDRFEFADSFPLTGVGKISRKALRRKLAALLTDTETQGE, encoded by the coding sequence ATGATTGGTGCTGTGACGGAGAAGAATGCCGCCCTGTTTCCTGAGGAGTTTGCGCGCCGCTACCGCGCGGCCGGGTACTGGAATGAGGACACCTTAGCCACCTGGCTGCCGCAGGCTGCCGCCGCTCACCCGGACGCCCCGGCGCTGGTGGGCCATGACCTGGCTGGCCAGGAGGTGCGCTGGACCTATGCGGAGTTGCTGGCTGCCGTGCGCAGCACTGCGGCGGCGCTGGCTGAGCACGGCATTGGCCGGGATGACTTTGTGCTGGTCCAGCTGCCCAACGTGGTGGAGTATTTCCGCGTGGTGTTTGCGGTGTTTTATCTGGGGGCGCGCCCCGTTTTCGCGCTGCCGGCCCACCGGGGCGCGGAGTTGACGCACTTCCTGCGGGAGACTCAGGCTGCGGCGCTGGTGACCACGCAGGCGCGCGGAGGGGTGGATTTCCCGGCCATCGCCGCCGAGGTGATCGCCTCCCTGGGGGCGGATACGCAGCTCATCGTGTGCGGTGAGGATGCGCTGGAGGAGGACCCCCGGGGCGTCGATAAGCCTGCTGAGGTGGATCCGGAGTCCCTGGCCTTTTTGCAGGTCTCCGGTGGCACGACGGGTATTCCTAAGCTCATTCCGCGCGCTCACGCGGACTACCTGTATTCCGTGCGCGAGTCCAACCGCATCTGCCACATCACGCAGGACACCCGCATGCTGGTGGTGCTGCCGGTTTCGCACAATTTCACTATGAGCTCGCCGGGCATTCTGGGCGTCATCGGCGCCGGCGGGTGCTGCGTGCTCACCGAGGACCCCACGCCGACCTCAGTGTTTCGGCTTATCGACGCCGAGAAAATCACCTACACCTGCGCCGTCCCACCGCTGGCAATGATGTGGCTACAGATGCGCCCGCGCATCGACGCCACCCTAGACACCCTCGAAGAGCTCGGCGTCGGCGGCGCGAAGTTCACCCCGGAGGCCGCCGCGCGCGTGCGCCCCGTCCTCGGCTGCCGGCTGCGCCAAGTCTTTGGCATGGCCGAAGGGCTGGTCAACTACACCCGCAACGAGGACCCCGACGAGCTCGTCGTGGGCACCCAGGGCCGGCCCATCTCCCCCGACGATGAAATCCTCATCCTCGACGATGAAGGCAACCCCGTGCCGGACAGCGAGCGCGGCAACCTGTTTACCCGCGGGCCCTACACCATCCGCGGCTACTTCCACGGCGCCGACCCGGGCTCCTTTACCCCCGACGGCTTCTACCGCACCGGCGACATCGTGCGCCAACTGCCCAGCGGCCACCTGGTTGTGGAGGGCCGCGACAAGGACCAGATCAACCGCGGCGGGGAGAAAGTTTCTGCCGAGGAGATTGAAAACCATCTCATCGCCCACCCAGCGGTTATCGACGCCGCCTTAGTCGCCGTCCCCGACGACTACCTCGGCGAGCGCTCGTGTGCCTACGTGATCAGCGCTGAGACCCCCACCGCCGCAGACCTGCGCGACTTCCTGCGCGAACGCGGCGTGGCCACCTACAAGATCCCGGACCGCTTTGAATTCGCGGACTCCTTCCCACTGACCGGCGTGGGCAAGATCTCCCGCAAGGCCCTGCGCCGCAAACTCGCCGCACTGCTGACCGACACTGAAACCCAAGGAGAATAG
- a CDS encoding isochorismate synthase — protein MTSDTAHSLVLTDSRSTLLGIGAQRSWPDVRQAITALHAGGTQRPSLIAGALPFHPTDAPALFTPLRYWFSHGAPEFRTPADSPARVVGQRAIPSANEHRQRVAQAVRTLRDGQLRKLVLSRAMAFELDKPADPEVLLSRFIAHSGTGHGHLVDLSSAGPTHARQWLVGSSPELLIYKRGPYIESHPLAGTAPRSVDPVEDQARATELMLSAKDLDEHSYVTREIRRVLEPLCTELIIPARPSLTRTAFTWHLGTRITGQLKDPKVSALELAQALHPTPAVAGFPSAEAREELARREPDRGFYAGAVGWSDSAGNGEWRVVIRSAVVAGTQVIAHAGGGLVATSDPDVEVAETSTKLGPVRAALGVDTLDGLSHKEG, from the coding sequence GTGACCTCCGATACCGCCCATAGTCTGGTCTTGACGGATAGCCGCTCCACGCTGTTAGGCATTGGGGCGCAGCGCAGCTGGCCGGATGTGCGCCAGGCCATCACGGCGTTGCATGCCGGCGGCACGCAGCGCCCTAGCCTCATCGCCGGCGCGTTGCCCTTCCACCCCACGGATGCCCCGGCGTTGTTTACCCCGCTGCGGTACTGGTTTAGCCACGGCGCACCGGAGTTTCGCACCCCTGCTGACTCTCCTGCCCGGGTGGTCGGGCAGCGCGCGATTCCCAGCGCCAACGAGCATCGCCAGCGCGTGGCCCAAGCCGTGCGCACCCTGCGCGACGGGCAGTTGCGCAAGCTGGTGTTATCCCGGGCGATGGCCTTTGAGCTGGACAAGCCCGCCGACCCGGAGGTCCTGCTCAGTCGCTTCATCGCGCATTCGGGTACCGGCCACGGGCACCTGGTGGACCTGTCCAGCGCCGGCCCTACCCACGCCCGGCAGTGGCTGGTGGGCTCCAGCCCGGAGCTGCTGATATACAAGCGCGGCCCCTACATTGAGTCGCACCCCCTGGCGGGCACCGCCCCGCGCAGCGTGGACCCGGTGGAGGATCAGGCCCGCGCCACGGAGCTGATGCTGTCTGCCAAGGATCTTGATGAGCACTCCTACGTCACCCGGGAGATCCGCCGCGTGCTCGAGCCCCTGTGCACCGAGCTGATCATCCCGGCGCGCCCGAGCCTGACGCGCACGGCGTTTACCTGGCACCTGGGCACCCGGATCACCGGCCAGCTCAAAGACCCGAAGGTCAGCGCCCTGGAGCTGGCGCAGGCGCTGCATCCCACCCCGGCGGTGGCGGGCTTCCCCAGCGCCGAGGCGCGCGAGGAGTTGGCGCGCCGGGAGCCGGATCGCGGCTTCTATGCCGGGGCGGTGGGCTGGTCTGATAGCGCCGGCAACGGCGAGTGGCGGGTGGTCATCCGCAGCGCGGTGGTCGCCGGCACGCAGGTCATCGCGCATGCCGGCGGCGGCCTAGTGGCCACCTCTGACCCGGATGTGGAGGTGGCGGAAACGTCCACCAAGTTGGGCCCGGTGCGCGCGGCGCTGGGCGTAGATACGCTAGATGGTTTGAGCCACAAGGAAGGATGA
- a CDS encoding isochorismatase family protein, translating into MPIPHIESYRIPSDLPTPVVDWTLQPQRAALLVHDMQNYFIDAFDPDADPIRTVIANIQQLIALFDAAGAPVFYSVQPPAQDPLRRGLLTEVWGQGMSTKQQAAVIEALHPQPHHHVVTKWRYSAFQRTDLRETLAHARRDQLVITGVYGHMGCQVSAADAFMNDIEAFLITDAIADFSAREHAGAINWVGTRAGVAMTTAAAVASLEAQQ; encoded by the coding sequence GTGCCCATTCCGCATATCGAGTCTTATCGCATTCCTTCGGACCTTCCGACCCCCGTCGTGGACTGGACTCTCCAGCCGCAGCGTGCGGCTTTGCTGGTCCATGACATGCAGAACTATTTCATCGATGCCTTCGACCCGGATGCGGATCCCATCCGCACGGTCATCGCCAATATCCAGCAGCTCATTGCGCTTTTCGACGCCGCCGGGGCCCCCGTCTTCTACTCCGTGCAGCCGCCCGCGCAGGATCCGCTGCGCCGCGGTCTGCTCACCGAGGTCTGGGGCCAAGGCATGTCTACCAAGCAGCAGGCCGCCGTCATCGAGGCGCTGCACCCGCAGCCGCACCACCACGTGGTGACCAAGTGGCGCTATTCGGCGTTCCAGCGCACCGACCTGCGCGAGACGCTGGCCCATGCGCGACGCGATCAGCTGGTCATCACCGGCGTGTACGGGCATATGGGCTGCCAGGTCAGCGCGGCCGATGCGTTCATGAATGACATTGAGGCCTTCCTCATCACTGATGCCATCGCGGACTTTAGCGCCCGCGAGCACGCCGGCGCGATCAACTGGGTGGGCACCCGTGCTGGTGTGGCCATGACCACCGCGGCCGCCGTGGCATCGCTGGAGGCCCAGCAGTGA
- a CDS encoding SDR family oxidoreductase: MPSSQAPATPSAQAAAPTPAEAAAPPRHVVVTGAAGGVGRALVALLEAQGDTVTGLDLPDHDVTDAAAIAATVRALDARQPIDALVHAAGVLHADAAVTPDPQGLSHSLQVNVGGVVNVCSVVAELMIARGRGAIVVVSSNAATTPRMGMASYCASKAAATAWTRVLALECAGHGVRCNIVSPGSTDTPMLRGMWPEGTDQSARVIAGSPEEFRLGIPDATLGSPEDIAAACAFLISPAARHITMHDLRVDGGATLDS, encoded by the coding sequence GTGCCGTCATCCCAAGCCCCCGCAACACCTTCTGCACAGGCTGCCGCACCAACCCCCGCTGAAGCCGCTGCACCACCTCGCCACGTTGTTGTCACCGGCGCGGCGGGGGGCGTCGGGCGCGCGCTGGTCGCGCTGCTAGAGGCGCAGGGGGATACGGTGACGGGTTTGGATCTGCCTGATCATGACGTCACCGATGCTGCGGCAATCGCCGCCACGGTGCGCGCTCTCGACGCGCGCCAGCCTATCGACGCCCTCGTCCATGCCGCCGGCGTCCTGCATGCGGATGCTGCCGTCACCCCGGATCCCCAGGGCTTGAGCCACAGCCTTCAGGTCAACGTGGGCGGGGTGGTCAATGTGTGTTCCGTGGTGGCTGAGCTGATGATTGCGCGCGGCCGCGGGGCGATCGTGGTGGTGTCTTCTAATGCGGCGACGACGCCGCGGATGGGCATGGCCTCGTACTGTGCGTCGAAGGCTGCGGCGACTGCCTGGACTCGGGTCCTGGCGCTGGAGTGCGCTGGCCATGGGGTGCGCTGCAACATCGTTTCTCCTGGTTCCACGGATACGCCGATGTTGCGCGGTATGTGGCCGGAGGGCACGGATCAGTCAGCCCGGGTCATCGCTGGCAGCCCGGAGGAGTTTCGGCTGGGCATTCCGGACGCGACGCTGGGTTCGCCGGAGGATATCGCGGCGGCGTGCGCTTTCCTCATCTCCCCTGCCGCCCGGCACATCACCATGCATGACCTGCGCGTCGATGGCGGCGCCACCCTTGATTCTTAG
- a CDS encoding carbohydrate kinase family protein translates to MIDVYGEGLIDLVPQDNTPLSPLVPALGGGPYNVAIATARQGRPVRFHSRLSTDAFGQALRQRLQDEGVDTSGVEEGDEPTTLAVTALAEDGSASFNFYNDATADRLAHPTAPTDPAALAVFGTCSLAWEPAASRYLTVAQEHARNGGIIAVDPNIRPSFATDAHRARLLELCASTTLLKLSADEVDFFGGIDTLRATGVPYIVVTDGGEGLTFYRADQADTVPAYPTTVADTIGAGDTIMGTIVAELDQRGATTADSLTDVPTDTWRDIIRTAAAAAAITCSRTGAQPPTSAELQEFLTAER, encoded by the coding sequence ATGATCGACGTCTACGGCGAAGGCCTCATCGACCTCGTCCCCCAGGACAACACCCCCCTGTCTCCGCTTGTACCCGCACTCGGCGGCGGCCCCTACAACGTAGCAATCGCCACCGCCCGCCAAGGCCGCCCCGTGCGCTTCCACTCCCGACTGTCCACCGATGCCTTCGGCCAGGCCCTGCGCCAACGCCTCCAAGACGAAGGGGTAGACACCAGCGGCGTAGAAGAAGGCGACGAGCCCACAACCCTCGCGGTCACCGCGCTTGCCGAAGACGGCTCCGCCTCCTTCAACTTCTACAACGACGCCACCGCCGACCGGCTCGCCCACCCCACCGCACCCACCGACCCAGCTGCTCTGGCCGTCTTTGGCACCTGCTCCCTGGCCTGGGAACCCGCCGCATCCCGCTACCTCACCGTCGCACAAGAGCATGCCCGCAACGGCGGGATCATCGCCGTCGACCCCAACATCCGCCCCTCCTTTGCCACCGACGCCCACCGCGCCCGCCTCCTCGAGCTCTGCGCTTCCACCACCCTGCTCAAACTCTCCGCCGACGAGGTCGACTTCTTCGGCGGCATCGACACACTGCGCGCCACCGGCGTGCCCTACATCGTTGTCACCGACGGCGGCGAAGGCCTCACCTTCTACCGCGCCGATCAGGCCGATACTGTCCCCGCCTACCCGACCACCGTTGCCGACACCATCGGCGCCGGCGACACCATCATGGGAACCATCGTCGCCGAACTCGACCAACGCGGTGCCACCACGGCCGACTCGCTTACCGACGTCCCCACCGACACCTGGCGCGACATCATCCGCACCGCCGCCGCCGCTGCCGCCATCACCTGCTCGCGCACCGGCGCCCAGCCGCCCACCAGCGCCGAGCTCCAGGAATTCCTCACCGCCGAGCGCTAG
- a CDS encoding glycoside hydrolase family 32 protein, giving the protein MASTHYRPVFHVSPPLGRLNDPNGLFLGDNGDLHVFYQHDPYFPHAAKRTGWGHVVIPLAGGQAGIPRHLPDALVPDRDYDSHGCYSGCAVRPAANQRPAADQHHGSDQRPAANQHHGSDTPHEPIRLFYTGNHKSDTGRVATQNVVVVDDPDGPLGGTYTKAPTNPVIADRAPGTTPHFRDPHVSADPQTPGAWRMVLGAQLGQGEGGEGAGTGAIALYRSDDLDSWDFAGMLSFDTSQATPGDAPDLVPGGYMWECPNLVRLRDEATGQDQDVLVLCPQGLEEVEEMDPDHPDVMFTHYASSDQCGYLVGRLEGTTFHVTRGFSELDVGHEFYAPQLLGTGDGAALMLGWMGLPGQDDKPTLAEGWVHMLTCVRRVTLRDGWLYQRPLVPEQCPRWRGQLGERDVDKQLVDAAGAPVVRISYDAQAHALSIARRGGGPGLDRGDGNSWDTRTVRVPRGDVEIIVDGAAVEVFAGDGAVSAALQAYPLIDIAEFNKKDEH; this is encoded by the coding sequence ATGGCGAGCACTCACTATCGTCCCGTCTTCCATGTCAGTCCTCCGCTGGGTCGGCTCAATGATCCTAATGGCTTGTTTCTGGGGGATAACGGGGATCTGCACGTGTTTTATCAGCATGATCCCTACTTCCCCCACGCGGCCAAGCGCACCGGGTGGGGGCATGTGGTGATTCCGCTCGCCGGCGGGCAGGCTGGGATTCCTCGCCATCTTCCGGACGCGCTGGTCCCGGACCGGGACTATGACAGCCACGGCTGCTATTCCGGCTGCGCGGTGCGCCCCGCCGCCAACCAGCGCCCCGCCGCCGACCAGCACCACGGCAGCGACCAGCGCCCCGCCGCCAACCAGCACCACGGCAGCGACACCCCGCACGAACCCATCCGCCTCTTCTACACCGGCAACCACAAGTCCGACACCGGCCGTGTGGCCACCCAGAACGTGGTGGTGGTCGATGACCCGGATGGCCCGCTCGGCGGCACGTATACCAAGGCGCCTACAAATCCGGTGATCGCTGATCGCGCGCCGGGCACGACTCCGCATTTCCGGGATCCTCATGTCAGCGCGGACCCGCAGACTCCCGGGGCCTGGCGCATGGTGCTGGGCGCGCAGCTTGGTCAGGGCGAGGGTGGCGAAGGCGCAGGGACCGGCGCGATTGCGTTGTATCGCAGCGATGATCTGGATTCCTGGGATTTCGCCGGCATGCTCAGCTTTGATACTTCCCAGGCAACCCCGGGCGATGCCCCGGATCTGGTGCCGGGCGGCTACATGTGGGAGTGCCCGAATCTGGTGCGCCTGCGCGACGAGGCCACCGGCCAGGACCAGGACGTGCTGGTGTTGTGTCCGCAGGGCCTCGAAGAGGTCGAGGAGATGGACCCGGATCACCCGGATGTCATGTTCACCCATTACGCCAGCTCGGATCAGTGCGGCTACCTGGTGGGTCGCCTCGAGGGCACTACTTTCCACGTCACCCGGGGTTTTAGCGAGCTGGATGTGGGCCATGAGTTTTATGCCCCGCAGCTGTTGGGCACCGGCGATGGGGCGGCGCTGATGCTGGGGTGGATGGGCCTGCCCGGCCAGGATGACAAGCCCACGTTGGCGGAGGGCTGGGTGCACATGTTGACGTGCGTGCGCCGGGTCACCTTGCGCGACGGGTGGCTCTATCAGCGCCCGCTGGTGCCCGAGCAGTGCCCGCGGTGGCGTGGGCAGCTGGGGGAGCGGGACGTCGATAAGCAGCTTGTCGACGCCGCCGGTGCCCCGGTGGTGCGCATCTCCTACGACGCGCAGGCGCACGCGCTGAGCATCGCTCGGCGCGGCGGCGGGCCCGGTCTGGATCGCGGGGATGGCAATTCCTGGGACACGCGCACCGTCCGGGTGCCGCGGGGGGACGTGGAGATCATCGTCGATGGGGCGGCCGTGGAGGTCTTTGCCGGCGATGGCGCCGTCAGCGCCGCATTGCAGGCCTACCCGCTGATCGATATTGCAGAATTCAACAAGAAAGATGAACACTAG